A genomic segment from Nicotiana sylvestris chromosome 1, ASM39365v2, whole genome shotgun sequence encodes:
- the LOC104242233 gene encoding uncharacterized protein — MAVTTRIGKGRDVTTSSQKKIVDDEQLVQEDEMSSNKLQVNDEVRTDIYDNVEETKVEVNPSREHIIDISEPVMLKAKAPMPRPPHPHPKRLAKKNGENQFKKFIDIMKSLSINVPLVEALEQMPSYAKLMKDLVTKKRSMNCETIKMTHQVHSLAPKLEDSGAFTIPCTIWSADFAKALCDLGESINLMPYSVFKTLGVGKPRPKSIRLQMSDRTMKRPLGIIDDILVLVDKFIFPADFVFLDCEVDYKVPIILGRPFLTTRKALVDLEAGELTFRFGDDKVVSMYASRLHIGGATKEEEVYLMEFGGYLGDKSGILHMSFGLCNVPAIFQRCMMAIFTDMVEDFLEVIVDDFFMVRDSFDDCLAHLDKMLARCEETNLVLNWEKCHFMVYESIVLGQEISKNGIEVDKAMVEMISKLPPPTSVKGVWSFLGHTGFYRRFIKDFSKVLKLTTNPIITAPNWSVPFELMCDASDVTLGAILGQRINKIIHPVYYASKTMNSTQVNYTVTEKELLSIVFAMEKLHPYLMDAKVIIRMDNVALHYIISKKDSKARLMIWVLLLLEFDIDIQDQKGSENQVADHLSHLEKEKRLHDGLEINDSFPDEQILDISMKDGPCFVDLENYLVSGIIPIEFSSNQRKKLTRDYQDYYLDELKNDGQSLNLRFLLAHLYKDASKLVKCCDECQRDSGISKKNEMPLTTILEIDIFDVWSIDFKGPFDGLQNTDWNVPIPVGVWEDCHLPVELDHKDMWDLKKLNLAWDVAANLRVAQLNELDEFRYHAYTNSSLYKEKMKYLHDKYIRNKEFKEGDLVLLFDSRLWMFPGKLKSKWSGPFEVVSMTPFGSLDLKNKMMKCLESMVT, encoded by the exons ATGGCCGTTACTACAAGGATTGGAAAAGGTAGGGATGTAACCACCTCAAGTCAAAAGAAAATTGTGGATGATGAGCAATTGGTACAAGAAGATGAGATGTCAAGCAATAAATTGCAAGTAAATGATGAGGTGAGAACTGATATTTATGACAATGTGGAGGAGACTAAAGTGGAAGTGAACCCATCCAGGGAGCACATTATTGACATATCAGAACCGGTAATGctaaaggctaaggcaccaatgccaaggcctcctcaTCCACACCCTAAAAGGCTTGCCAAGAAAAATGGCgagaaccaattcaaaaagttcattgacataatGAAGAGTCTATCCATCAACGTGCCATTGGTTGAGGCTTTGGAGCAAATGCCCAGTTATGCAAAGTTGATGAAGGACTTAGTGACAAAAAAGAGGTCAatgaattgtgaaactataaagatgactcatcaagtgcaCTCACTGGCTCCTAAATTGGAAGATTCGGGTGCTTTCACAATCCCTTGTACAATTTGGAGTGCCgactttgctaaagctctttgtgatcttggggaaagtatcaacttgatgccctattcaGTTTTTAAGACTTTGGGAGTTGGGAAACCAAGACCCAAATCCATAAGATTACAAATGTCGGATCGTACCATGAAGAGACCGTTGGGTatcattgatgatatattggttcTTGTTGATAAATTCATCTTTCCGGCGGATTTTGTTTttcttgattgtgaggttgattacAAGGTGCCGATCattcttgggagacctttccttaCTACGAGGAAGGCTTTAGTTGATCTTGAAGCGGGAGAGCTTACCTTCCGGTTTGGTGATGATAAAGTGGTTTCTATGTATGCAA GTAGActccacattggcggtgctacaaaagaggaagagGTCTATTTGATGGAATTTGGCGGATATTTGGGGGATAAGTCCGGCATTTTGCAT atgtcatttgggttgtgtaatgtaccggcgatttttcaaaggtgtatgatggctatcttcacggacatggtggaggattttctTGAAGTCATCGTGGATGATTTTTTCATGGTCAGGGATTCATTTGATGATTGTCTAGCACATTTGGACAAAAtgttggcaagatgtgaagaaacaaacttggtgctcaattgggagaaatgtcatttcatggtttaCGAAAGCATTGTCCTTGGCCAAGAGATCTCAAAGAATGGCATTGAAGTCGACAAGGCAATGGTTGAGatgatttctaaacttccacctccaacttcagtcaaagGCGTGTGGAGTTTCTTAGGCCACACGGGATTTTACCGTCGGTTCATCAAGGACTTCTCTAAAGTG CTCAAGTTGACTACTAATCCTATCATTaccgctccaaattggagtgttccttttgagcttatgtgtgatgcaagtgatgtaaCGCTGGGTGCCATTTTGGGGCAACGCATCAACAAAATTATTCATCCGGTttattatgcaagcaagacaatgaataGTACCCAAGTCAACTACACCGTTACGGAAAAAGAGCTCCTTtccattgtgtttgctatggagaAGTTACACCCATACTTGATGGATGCAAAAGTGATTATTCGTATGGATAATGTGGCACTTCATTATATCATTAGCAAGAAAGATTCCAAAGCCCGTTTGATGATATGGGTACTATTATTGCTAGAGTTTGATATTGATATCCAAGATCAGAAagggagtgaaaaccaagtggcagaccacttgtcccatttggagaaggagaagaggctgcatgatggccttgaaatcaatgactccttcccTGATGAGCAGATTTTGGATATTTCTATGAAGGATGGGCCTTGTTTCGTGGATTTGGAAAATTATCTTGTGAGTGGTATCATTCCgattgagttctcttcaaaccaaaggaagaagctcacgCGGGATTATCAAGACTACTATTTGGATGAACT caagAACGACGGCCAAAGTCTTAATTtgcggtttctattggcccaTCTCTACAAGGATGCAAGTAAGCTTGTCAAGtgttgtgatgaatgccaaagggacagtggaatctcaaagaaaaatgaaatgcctctcaccactatctTGGAGATTGACATTTTTGATGTATGGAGTATTGACTTCAAGGGTCCGttt gacggcttacaaaacaccGATTGGAATGTCcccataccggttggtgtttgggaagattgtcatcttccggtggaacttGATCATAAAGACATGTGGGatttgaagaagttgaaccttgCGTGGGATGTCGCCGCCAACTTAAGGGTGGCACAATTAAATGAGCTAGATGAGTTCCGGTACCATGCATATACAAATTCATCCTtatacaaggagaagatgaagtacctacatgacaagtacattcggaacaaggagtttaaagaaggtgatcttgtATTGTTGTTCGATTCTCGATTATGGATGTTTCCGGGAAAGTtgaagtctaaatggagtggcccGTTTGAGGTTGTTAGTATGACACCCTTTGGTTCATTggacttgaaaaataaaatgatgaagtgtttagagtcaatggtcacCTAG